A genomic window from Synechococcus sp. CBW1107 includes:
- the cofG gene encoding 7,8-didemethyl-8-hydroxy-5-deazariboflavin synthase subunit CofG, whose amino-acid sequence MDPSRLVRWSPSVTLVPSRSCFNACEYCGFRRDPGSTTDLTLAGARRSLRRRPDSTEVLLLSGEVAPASPQRVGWFSRLLAFSRLALSLGRLPHTNAGPLSRREMAALARLNPSLGLMLEGLGPAYERLHKAAPSKRLALRLGQLEQAGRLGIPFTSGLLLGVGESRSDRLRALELLAALQKQWGHLQEVILQPWRPDGAQAVPLGSAEQQDLLELIEAARRILPAEVTLQLPPNLWPLESLPQALEAGINDLGGLDSHDVINAAYPQPSPRELSGRLELAGWALRPRLCVHDRFIPWLPPDLRRRATSLHARLLASVLA is encoded by the coding sequence GTGGACCCGTCCCGGCTGGTGCGCTGGAGCCCCAGCGTCACCTTGGTTCCCAGCCGCAGTTGTTTCAACGCCTGTGAGTACTGCGGGTTTCGCCGTGACCCGGGGAGCACCACCGATCTCACCCTTGCCGGGGCCCGGCGCAGCCTGCGCCGGCGGCCGGATTCCACTGAAGTGCTCCTGCTCAGCGGTGAGGTGGCCCCCGCTTCCCCGCAGAGGGTCGGGTGGTTCTCGCGCCTGTTGGCCTTCAGTCGGCTGGCCCTGTCACTGGGGCGGTTGCCCCATACCAACGCCGGCCCTCTCTCGCGGCGGGAAATGGCCGCCCTTGCCAGGCTCAACCCCTCCCTGGGCCTGATGCTGGAGGGACTTGGCCCAGCCTACGAGCGGTTGCACAAGGCGGCGCCCAGCAAACGCCTCGCCCTGCGCCTCGGTCAGCTGGAGCAGGCGGGGCGCCTTGGGATCCCCTTCACCTCCGGTCTGCTTCTGGGCGTGGGGGAGAGCCGCTCGGACCGGCTGCGGGCCCTTGAGCTTCTGGCGGCTCTGCAGAAGCAATGGGGGCATCTGCAGGAAGTGATCCTGCAGCCCTGGCGGCCCGATGGCGCTCAGGCCGTCCCGCTCGGAAGTGCCGAGCAGCAGGATCTGCTCGAGCTGATCGAAGCCGCCCGGCGGATCCTGCCTGCCGAGGTGACTCTGCAGCTGCCACCCAACCTCTGGCCTCTGGAGAGCTTGCCTCAGGCGCTTGAGGCCGGCATCAATGATCTCGGTGGCCTCGACAGTCATGACGTGATCAATGCCGCCTATCCCCAGCCCAGCCCCCGGGAGCTGAGCGGCCGGCTGGAGCTGGCGGGCTGGGCGCTGCGCCCGCGCCTCTGCGTTCATGACCGCTTCATCCCCTGGTTGCCGCCCGATCTCCGCCGCCGGGCCACTTCTCTTCATGCACGCTTGTTAGCGTCCGTCCTGGCCTGA